In Pseudonocardia sp. DSM 110487, the sequence TCGGCGCCGCCGCGTTCCCCGGCGAGCACCTCGATGTAGCTGAGCGTGCTGGTCACGAACACGTTCCGTTCGGCGATCTTGGCCGCAAGCTCCTCGGCTGCCGGATCGTTCGGGCCGACATCGGAGAACACGTGCGCCAAGCCGTCGATGCCCGCGTCCAACGCGATTGCCGTGGTCTTCGTCGTGGCCACGTGAGCGATCGTCTTCAGCCCGGCGGCGTGCGCGGCCTCCACCAGCGCGGCGACGGTCTCGGGGGAGAGCGTGGGTAGTGAGTTCCCGGACAACGCGCCGTCGTCGATCACGATCTTCAGGTAGTCGATGCCTTCGGCACGCCGGGCGTCGACGAACGCCTGGGCCTGACCCGGAGCGGCGACGGTGTCGAACGGGCCGACCGCGTCACCCAGCACCGCGGCCAGAGCCGGTGTGATGATGTGGCTGGGGTGCCCGTTCGGGGCGGTGGCCAGGGTGCCCGCGCTGCGGATGTCCGCCACGTCGTCGCGCTCGGCGGCCAGCCTGCGCTGTCGCTGCAGGTTCGCCGGCAGGCAGAACATGTCCAGTTCGGTGGTCACGCCGAACCGCAGTGCCTGCGCGAGGTCGCCGTCGAACGCGTGGGTGTGCGCGTCGATCAGGCCCGGTAGGAGGGTCTTCCCGGTGCCTTCCAACTCGACGTCCACCCGCCGTCCGTCGTACTCGGCGATCCGGTCGTCGGAGATCAGGACGTCGGCGCGGGGGATCGTCCGGACGCCGTCGAAGACGCGTACGTTTCTGATCAGGGTCCGCATCCGGGCCGGCTCGTCGGGTTGGGAACAGCCGGCCACACCCGTGGCCGTGGCTGCCGCCGCCAGGCCGGCCAGACCGAGGACGTGTCGTCGGGAGACCGTCACCGCGTCGTCACCTCGGTGCGGCCGCCCTGCCAGAGCGGGTGCTCGATGAAGTGATTGTCGAAGCGCTCCTGCGAGTTCAGGATCTCCTCGGGGCCGGCTTCCCCTTTGAGGACGCGCACACCGAGCCGGAAGTATTCGAACCGCTCCTCGATCCCCGGTGCAAAGACGACAAGCAGGTCGGCGCCAACCTCCGGTGGCGTGGCGAAAGCGTGCGGGACGTTCCGGGGAACCATCAGGAAGTCGCCCTCGTCGAGGGTGACGACTCGGTCGCCTGCGAGCACCCGCAACGAGCCACCGAGCACGAAGAAGATCTCGGCGGATCCGGTGTGATAGTGCGGCGGCGGTCCGTCGGTGCCCGGCTCGAGGATCGCCCGGTTGGCGTTCACCGCGCCGCCCGTGGCGTCGGCGTCCGCGAGCAACCACATCTTGGTTGCGCCGACGTTCAGTACCTCGGCCTCGTCGGCCCTGGTGAGTAGCGCGGCTGGCTTGATCAAGGACATGTTCAACCTCTCGTGTTGGAAGCTTGCGGAAACCAAGAGGTCGTCGTCCGGACCGAGTGTGATGCGGCGTGATGTGCCTCACGTGCGGTCACGTTCGGGGGCGGGGGAGGACTCATGGCTGACGTGGACGAGCCGACCCAAGTGTTTGTCGAGCACCGTGAACTGCTGTTCGCCTGCGTCTACAACATCCTCGGCAGCGTCGCTGACACCGAAGATGTGCTGCAGGAGACCTGGCTGGCCTGGGCTGCGCGGAACAGGAACCCGGAGGCGGAGCCGGTCGAGAACAACCGCGCCTACCTGGTGCGGGTCGCGGTGCACCAGGCCCTCGCCCGCCGCGCGGCGATCAGCCGCAGGCGGGAGACCTACGTCGGGGAGTGGCTGCCCGAGCCGCTTGTCGGTCCCGCCTACTCAGACGGCGACGCGGCGGAAGCAGCGGATCGCGTCGAGTCGTTCTCGATGGCTCTGCTCGTGGTGCTGGAGTCGCTCACGCCGCTCGAGCGCGCGGTCTTCGTGCTGCACGAGGTATTCGGCTATCCGCACACGGAGATCGCCGACATCCTCGGTCGGAATCCGTCCGCGATCCGCCAACTCGCTCACCGCGCCCGCGAGCATGTGCACGCCCGGCGTCCGCGCTACCGACCAGACCCCCGGGAGCAGCGGGAGGTGACCGAGCGTTTCCTGGCCGCCGCGCTCGGCGGCGATCTGGAGGCGCTGCTGCGCATCCTCGCCCCGGACGTCACGCTCTGGACCGATGGCGGGGGCAAGGGGCCAGCGTGGAGTCCACGACCTGTACACGGGCGCGACCGGGTGGCCCGGCTCTTCGTTCGTCACGTCCGGGACGCTCGGAAACTGGGTGTCGACTACCGAAGGATCAACGGTGAGCCGGCCGCGGTGCTGTTCCTGGACAGGTCCCCGTTTGCCGTCTTTGTGCTCGACCTGACACCCGCTGGTCAGGTTTGTGGGATCTACTCCGTGACCAATCCCGACAAACTCACCCGGGCCCGCTGACGAGCAGTGTCCCGACCGCGTACTCGGCAACGGCGCGTCTGGCCGTTCCGTTCATGGTGCGGAGGGGCGCGTCCGCGGGCCGGCGGCGGAGAGAGCAAAGCGCCGCGAGGGCGGCAGCGCGAGCAGGCACGCAACTACGGCGGTCACGACCGCCAGACCGGCGAGCGGGGTACCGAGGCCGCCGTCCCCGCCGACCGCGGACAACAGCAGCGGCACGCCGAACCCGAGGTAGGCGCAGGCGTAGAAGGTGCCGGTGAGCGCGCCGCGCTCCGCGGGTAGCGCCAGCTGCGCCACCATCGTGAGGCCCGCCGCGAGGCACAGCCCATACCCCGCGCCGAGCAGCACAGCGGCTGGCAGGAGGACCGGCCAGGCGTCCAGCCCCGCGGCGACCAGGCTCAGTGCCAGCCCGGCCGCGCCGGCCGCCAGCCCGATCGGGCCGGAACGTCCGGCTGCGAGCCGACGATGCAGGGGCTGGGTGAGCACCCCGGTCAACAGGGTCACCGCCGCAACCAGCCCGGTGACCACGACGGCGATCCCCGGCAGGGCCGGGATCAGCAGCAGCGGAAGCACGGTCACAGCGGTCGACGGGAACGTGAACACGCCGACCGCGACCGGCAGAACCACCAGCGTGAACGGCCATCGGGCCGATCTCGGCACGCCCAGGTTCAGTACCGGGCCGTCCCGGCGCCTGCGCGAAGGCGGCAGGGTCTCAGGCACGCCGGGCAGCAACAGGAGAGCGAGACCCATCATCCCGACGTGCACGAGGTAGGGCAGCACGGTGGGCGCGGGAAACCACTGGCCGAGAATCCCCGCGGTCAACGGGCCGAGTCCCCACCCAGCGCTCAATGCCGCTGTGGTGAGCCGCGCCGCACGCTCGGGCGCACCGATCAGCTCGCCGAGCCACGCCGTGCCGACGCTGAAGACCACGCCGGACACCGCACCCTGCAGGAACCGCCCGGCGAAGAGCGCGACGACCGACGATCCCGCGAGGAGGAACAGCAGCGAGGTCAGCACGGCGAGCAGGCTGGCCGGAACGACGAGACGGCGCCGACCGAACCGGTCGGACGCCGGACCGGCCAGCAGCAGCGCCGGCACCAGACCCGCGGCGTACATGCCGAACGCACCGGTGAGCGCGTTGGCGGACAGGTCGAGCGTGTCCCGGTAGACCAGCAGCAGCGGGGTGGGCACGTTCGTGCCGAACGCGACGACGAACAGCAACACCCAGAGCGCGGTGGGGCCGGAAAGGTGCCGGCGCATCATCTGTTCCCTACTCCCGGCCGTTGCGGATCACGGGTCGTTCCGGAGGCGGTGGACCCCGCGATGGTGGTTACGCGCTCGAGGACTCCGAATCCGGTGGCCTCCAGCATGCACTCGGCAACGCCGGGAGTGGCAATGTCCTTCAGTAAGTGCGAGGTGGTGCGTGCCAGGCGACGGCCACCCGGAACGCCAGACACCGCCGTTCCGGGTGGTCCGTGCCGGTCACGACTCCGACGGCGCCGTCTCGAGATAAGGCGTCAGGCGAAGGTGATGTTCTGCGCGCCGTTGGCGAGCGCCTCGAAGAGCGAGTTGTAGCCCTCGAGCTGGGGGAGCACCCACTGCCGCGGGCCCTCCATCTCCAGGATCGGCCGGTGGTCGGGGTTGTCCCAGTCCATGGCGAGCAACTG encodes:
- a CDS encoding amidohydrolase family protein, whose protein sequence is MTVSRRHVLGLAGLAAAATATGVAGCSQPDEPARMRTLIRNVRVFDGVRTIPRADVLISDDRIAEYDGRRVDVELEGTGKTLLPGLIDAHTHAFDGDLAQALRFGVTTELDMFCLPANLQRQRRLAAERDDVADIRSAGTLATAPNGHPSHIITPALAAVLGDAVGPFDTVAAPGQAQAFVDARRAEGIDYLKIVIDDGALSGNSLPTLSPETVAALVEAAHAAGLKTIAHVATTKTTAIALDAGIDGLAHVFSDVGPNDPAAEELAAKIAERNVFVTSTLSYIEVLAGERGGAELIQDERIASRLSEQARARLSGNATGASAHPNGATNAAGAADALHRAGVPLLAGTDATAFTPGHGASMHHELALLTRVGLTAEEALAAATSVPARCFGLTDRGRVAPGLRADLVLVDGDPTRDITATRSIVDVWRRGVRQSW
- a CDS encoding cupin domain-containing protein, encoding MSLIKPAALLTRADEAEVLNVGATKMWLLADADATGGAVNANRAILEPGTDGPPPHYHTGSAEIFFVLGGSLRVLAGDRVVTLDEGDFLMVPRNVPHAFATPPEVGADLLVVFAPGIEERFEYFRLGVRVLKGEAGPEEILNSQERFDNHFIEHPLWQGGRTEVTTR
- the sigJ gene encoding RNA polymerase sigma factor SigJ, encoding MADVDEPTQVFVEHRELLFACVYNILGSVADTEDVLQETWLAWAARNRNPEAEPVENNRAYLVRVAVHQALARRAAISRRRETYVGEWLPEPLVGPAYSDGDAAEAADRVESFSMALLVVLESLTPLERAVFVLHEVFGYPHTEIADILGRNPSAIRQLAHRAREHVHARRPRYRPDPREQREVTERFLAAALGGDLEALLRILAPDVTLWTDGGGKGPAWSPRPVHGRDRVARLFVRHVRDARKLGVDYRRINGEPAAVLFLDRSPFAVFVLDLTPAGQVCGIYSVTNPDKLTRAR
- a CDS encoding MFS transporter translates to MMRRHLSGPTALWVLLFVVAFGTNVPTPLLLVYRDTLDLSANALTGAFGMYAAGLVPALLLAGPASDRFGRRRLVVPASLLAVLTSLLFLLAGSSVVALFAGRFLQGAVSGVVFSVGTAWLGELIGAPERAARLTTAALSAGWGLGPLTAGILGQWFPAPTVLPYLVHVGMMGLALLLLPGVPETLPPSRRRRDGPVLNLGVPRSARWPFTLVVLPVAVGVFTFPSTAVTVLPLLLIPALPGIAVVVTGLVAAVTLLTGVLTQPLHRRLAAGRSGPIGLAAGAAGLALSLVAAGLDAWPVLLPAAVLLGAGYGLCLAAGLTMVAQLALPAERGALTGTFYACAYLGFGVPLLLSAVGGDGGLGTPLAGLAVVTAVVACLLALPPSRRFALSAAGPRTRPSAP